The Silene latifolia isolate original U9 population chromosome Y, ASM4854445v1, whole genome shotgun sequence sequence TAATTAAGCATAACTTAAAAAATATTACAGCATTTATTAAATACATCAAATAAGTATGGTCATTTATTTCTAAATTTTAAACAATATACTTttattaaaattataaaatacttcATAAATTATTAGAATTTAGAAATCTAGGAGAGTATTTCCAAATAGTATGTACACAAATTAGTAGGTAAATGATAAATTGACTAGAAATAAGTTGTGATAATGTGTACATTCCCAATGTATGAATGTACGGAGTATAATTTGTTTATCACAAATTATCATTACTGCTATGTTCAATGTTTCAATGTGGTGTCAAAAAACCATGGTCAATACATAGTTTCCCAATGTTTTATTCGAAAGAGTTGTGGCTCCCCTTGCTCCGGCTTTGCAAGTAACGGTGGCGTGCTTAGGTAGCTTTTGAGTTCTGCGAATGCCTTTTCATGTTTCTCGGTCCATTCGAATTTCTGACTTTTCCTCAATATATCATAGAACAGCTTGCACCTATCTGAAGCCCTTGATATGAACCTGTTTAATGCCGCCACCTTCCCTGCCAGCCTTTGCACATCTTTTGGTTTCTGAGGTGACTCCAGCTGGAGTATTGCGTTTATATGTTCCTTGCTTGCTTCAATTCCTCTCTGGGTCACCATATACCCTAAGAATTTTCCCGAGGATACTCCAAACGAACACTTGGACGGATTAAGTTTCATTTTAAACTCCCTTAATGTCTGGAAGGTGTCTGCCAAGTGCTTCATATACATTTCTTCTTTTTTGGActttaccaccatgtcgtctatgtatacatCCATGGTCTTTCCTATTTGCTGCTTGAACATCTTATTTACCAACCGTTGGTAAGTGGATCCAGCGTTCTTCATGCCAAAGGGCATGAccttgtaacaatatatgcctctttctgACATAAATGCCGTTTTCTCTTGATCTTGTGGatgcatcttgatctgattgtaaccGCTCCAGGCGTCGAGGAAAGTGAGTACCTCGTGTCCCGTAGCGTCCACCATTGTATCAATATGTGGCAATGGAAAGGGGCCCTTGGGACAAGCTTGGTTTAAATCTGTGAAGTCTACACACACCCTCCATTTGCCGTTCTTCTTGGGCACAACTACCACATTAGAAAGCCATTCAGGGTAGCTAACTGCTCTAATTTTATCTGCTGCCAAGAGACCGTCTACTTCTTTGTTAATGACTTCGTTTCGTTCGGCCacgaattttcttctcttctgTTGTACTGGGGTGCAGCCTGGGTTCACACTTAGCTTATGTGAAATAACGGATGGGTCTATACCCACCATATCGTTGTGGGACCATGCGAAGCAGTCCATGTTGGTTTTCATAAATTGAGTCAGCTGGCTGCGCAGCTCTTCACTGCAAGTTGCCCCAATCAATACTGTCCTATCCGGGTGTTCCTTGTCCGGGTGTATCTGGTCCAGTTCCTCCGAGGGAGGCTCCTTGTATTCTGTCGAGGTGCCCCGGTCCTGTAATTGCTATGAGGGAGCTTGGTTGTAGCCTTGAGGGCTTGAGCGTAGCATTTTCTGGATTCTTCTCGATCTCCTTTTACTGTGACCGTACCCCATTGTGTTGGGAACTTGAGACactgatgatatgttgagggCACCGCCTTCATCTGATtcagccatggtcttcctagtatcacGTTGTAGGTGGTTGGACCCTCAATGACTAGGTATCTCACTAGTTTACTAACTCCATCAATATATGTTGGGATGGTTATCTCACCTACCGAATGCGCAATCTCACCACTGAATCCCACCAGGGGCACAGATTTCTTTATCAGGTTCTCTTTATCAAAACCCATGGTTTTGAGGGTCTCAAGCATGATGAGGTTCACAGAACTCCCGGTATCCACTAATGCTTTTCATACGGTGCAAATGCCAATGGATAACGTTATAGTTAGGGCATCGTCGTGTTGCTCTGCACCGCTTTCTATGTCAGTTTCGTCGAAGGTTACTGGGGTTAAATTGCTCTGGCTTACTCTGTATGAAGTTTGTGGATGATCTCCTTTGCTTCAGGTGGCTTTCCTCTTAGCGACGGAATATGTTAAACCTGATAGCTCGGATCCGCCTGTTATCACATTAATAATCTTTGTGCATACGGGTAGAGCAGAAGGATGCACCTGATTTGCTACTTCTCTCCTatcctgcttgcccccacgtgataacaggtggtccAAGTTTCCCCTGCGTACCTGGAACTTTACCTCCTTTCGCAACCTGTAGCAGTCTTCTGTCCTGTGACCTATGTCCTGATGCCATTCGCATCTCTTGCTGATGTCCCTGTCGTCATTGGGTCGATCCTGAGTGGGAGGCTTTGGCCACCTAACCTGATCACCTAGGCCTCTCAGTGCTTTCAGCAATCCTTCCATTCCCGTGTTGAATCCGTACTCAGATAGCTTAGGAGGATGCTGGAAGTCGTCAACTTGCTGGGTTTTTTCTGCTATTCTGCTGATATTAGGTCTGCTGTACGGCTTAGCTCGCTCGTCTTTCTTTTCTGTAAGGATCTTCCTGCCAGGTTTGTCGAAGTTTGTTATTCCCTTTCTTGCTTGTATATCTTCTTCCAATCTTAATGTTGTTGTAGCTCTCTGCTGGACTTCTTCGAATCTCTCACAAGGGTACATAGTtaattctttgtagaggtttgactCCTTATCCAAGCCCTGCTTGAAGGCGTTGATGGCCGTGGACATATCGTAGCCTCGGATTGAAACTTTCTCTGCATTGAACCTAGTGACGTAATCCTTGATTGACTCACCTATTTTCTGAACGATCCTATACAGATCACTTGGCTGCtttggtgttctccgattgctggAGAACTGCTGATTGAATGCATTGACCAGATTGGCGAATGAAGATATGGTCCCGTTAGGCAAGCCGACGAACCATTATAGTGCTACTCCGGTTAGGGTCGaaccaaatcctttacacatacatGCCTCTTTCGAGGCTCCTGTGGCAGTGGtaaccatcattttctgcttgaatAGGCTAATGTGATCGCAGGGGTCTGTGGTTCCATCGAAGAGGGTCATTGTTGGAACGCTAAATCCTTTTGGTAAGGCCACTGTAGCTATATCGTCAGTAAACGGCGAGTCAGCGTAGCTTTCTGGTGTGGCCATTTCCATAGACAGCGGCATTCCTGGGACCCTTCGGAGGAGGCTTCGCAGTTCCTGGTATTGTTGTTCTATGTATGTCTCTCTCCAGGCAGGTCGCAGGTGCTCTTGTGACTGATGTTCGGCTCCTCGTGTGAAGTTCTGCTGTCCCAAGACTGCTGGTTGGTGCATCTGCGATGCTGCTGCAGCCGGGCCGCTTTCCCAGGTATACTCAGCTTGATTCGTAACTGGGGCCCTAATCATCGGGACCGCAGCTGCTGCTCTGCTCCGTTGGCGTCCCTCTGTATTTGAAGTGGGTGTTGGCTCTTGGTGGGCTGGCTCCTTATCTAGTGTCAATGCCCCCAGTCCTGTTGAGATCAAGCCTACTCTTGACTGTGGTGTTGCGTCCATGTCTAACCTAAGTGCCACTTCGCGTGGCAACACCCGCGTCTGCCTCCGGTCCCCACTTTCTCCTGGTGGCCTCCCGGATCTGTCCTCCTGCATCCAAGGGGACAAATTAGCGGCATGGCTCCTTAACTCGTTGATATGTGCTCGGAGGATATTGTTGTCCTCTTCCATCTGGGATCTCATGCTTCTATTCTCGTTCTGCATTGTCCGGATTGTCCTTGCTAATGTGTCCAATCCGCTTATCATGATGCTGGTGGGACTCGGAGGAGCCTGAGCCTGTTGCCTAGATTGTGCTCCCCTTTCAGGCTGTGTGACTCCTTGTCGTCCCTGGATGACTCCTGAATCTCTAGTTTGTACTCTCTCCAAAGATGGGCTTGCTGCTACCTGGGAACTTTGGCTTTGCTTAACTGCTGGTATTTGGGCAGCAGTGGTGGTCTGAATCGAGGTTGTGCGTGCTGTTGTTGCCGAGGGGATGGTATACGTGTTCTTTGCCGCCGGGGGGCGGTACCGCGTTCTTTGTGGGCACCGCTGGTGCTACCTGGGTTGGTTTCCTGGTGTCCGGACATGTTGTGCTTGCTGTTTAGACTGACTAACGaagacgaccactatgccccacggtgggcgccaaactattttggtaaatttctaccaatttagagTTAAAGTAGTCTTAACGTTAGGTCAGAATTGCTATTTGATTGTTTGTTGTATGCTAATCTAAATGTGCGATGTAAGTAaagaacacaagcaattttggtgacgcggaaaacccaatttgggaaacaaccgcggggggagacggaatcccaccaatattttcactataattcgggaGGAAATACAGTTCGTGCGTTCGCTATGAATGTTAGGGTATATTTCTTGTATTTTCTGATGATCTTTCTTCTCTGCGTTGAGGCTCTTTATATAGGGAGAGTTCGGCTagctagggtttcttgctttccctccaagttattcctaatttgacCCTGAATAGGACTTTCCTTCCTTGGATATGGTAAGTGGTAGGACTCTCATAAGCTTCTTCCATGCGGATCAAAGCCCACGTCCTGCGCTGCTCGCTAATGCTGTCACCCTAGCTCCCTGATATCCTGAGTCCCACAGTGCTTCCAGACTTGCTGCCCCAGATtagcccatatccagattttgggcctaagAAGAGTGATGGACTCTCATCATGGAATATATTTTCATTGACTACCATATCTTCACACATATTTCACAAATTTACTCTATAAATTTATTTTCTCTCATCAAATTTGAGTAAGAcccttctctttttccttattttCAAAATATTGTAAAAGTATGGACTTACGAGCAGAGCCATGGAGCCTCGAAATGGACAAAGCGCAAGTGTTCTTAATTTGTTCAAGGTGGAATTTTGTGGTTGATAATGAaaaaaaccttaaggtgatggttgaggcccaactattataaatattcttattacgctccctcattcaaatgcccattgggcttgaagagtggttagttgtgcaccggctccccgtACCGTGTGCTGAGATTCCACTTTGTGGGTTTTTGAGAGTTTTGAGGTTGCcaagatttgaacccgtgaccttcggtcacactggctctgataccatgatagatgaaccatctcaaccaaaaccttaaggtgatggttgagaccCAACTATTATAAGGAACATGGCAATTATAAGTGGATATTAGTCAGTAAATATTAGTTAGTCAATATTTGATATTATACTCTTGTATTCTAGGCTAGGATATCGTATATCTTGTATACCGTTCACACTTGTAATTAGCTATATATATCGTATGAATGAAATACCCTAATCAGGGTATTCAGTTATTTACAAGGTATCAAGAGATTAGGTTTCTTTAAAAAATCCCTACCTTGATTCCGCCACCTGCTCTCCTCGTCATCTCCCTCTGCTACGGCCAATGACGAAAGACGGCGATGGCTCCTCTGGATCCGGCAAGCCTGGACTCCACCCCGTTTACTCCGTCACTAACATACTCCACAAAATTCGTATGCTTGATGGTGTAAAAATTACTTACTCCTCTTGGGTTAAATTATTTCTCCTCCATGCCAAAGGTTATAAGGTATCCCATCACATTGATGGTACCCGTCCTCGTGCCGAATCTGATCCGAAGTATTCCGAATGGTGTGAAATTGATGCACACGTGCTTCAATGGATTTATGGCTCTCTCTCTGACGACTTACTCCTTCGGATTCTCGAAAGCGAATCCACAGCCTACGAGGCTTGGACTCGTCTCAAAAATCATTTTCATAATAATAAGGGGGCTCGTGCCGCGGCGTTGGAGAATGAATTTACGAACCTATCACTCAAGAAGACGGCCTCGTTGGATGACTACTGCCAGCAATTGAAGCATTTAGTAACCCAACTCACTAATGTTGGTAGCCCTGTCAATGATCAAAGGTTAGTCATTCAATTGGTACGCAGTCTTACGTCTGAGTATGATACTGTTGGTGCGTATATCAATCAAACTATACCAACATTCGAAAATGCCCGAAGCATGCTCCAATTAGAGGCACAGCGACAATCATCTCGCCCAGAGACTGAAAGTGCCACGGCACTTGCTGCTCTTGTTCCTTCTCAAGGATCGTCTTCAGGTAATTCTGATGGCTCTCAATCGTTTAATTCAAATCGCTCCAATAGTGGTGGAAATTGGAATAAGAACAAGCAGGGACATAAGGGCAAAGGCAAGCAAACTTGGCAGCCGCGTGGGGGTGGTGGCAATTCAGGCGGTGGTAAACCACCGGTGACACAAACCTGGGTCGCCGCTCCTGCTCAATTATGGCCGCAGCAGTACCCTGCTCAGTGGGCCATTCCGTCTTGTCCATACCCTTCGCAACAGGGATGGACGTCGCCTTGGCAGCCGCAGCAGCCACGTGGTACACCCTCTGGTCCACCGCGGTTCACTGCCCTCCCTCCACCAGTCGGACAGGTATTCGTGACTCATAGTGCTGATGGGACAAGCATTTCAGGCTATGACTATGTATCAACCCGAGGATTGCAATTTCTACATGGACACTGGCACTTCTTGTCATTTGATGTCCGAGTCAGGTATGCTATCTCCTCCATTTAATAAGAGCAATATTCGGTCTATTTATGTTGGTAATGGTAAAACTATTCCGGTTCACGGGTCCGGGCATACGACTATCACTACCCAACCCCGACCTTTGTCTCTCAACAATGTCCTGTATACCCAACAAATAATCAAAAATTTAATTTCCGTAAGACAATTCACTAAGGATAACAATGTGACTGTCGAATTTGATCCAAAtggtttttctgtgaaggatATACGGACTGGGAAAATAATAATGAGGAGCAATAGCATCGGTACTCTCTATCCCGTATCATCTACGTCCACAAAAGATCCGCCCGCTGCCTTCCATGTCGAGTCTGCGTCAGACCTGTGGCACCCTCGCCTTGGTCATCCCGGTCATAATATAGTAGATCATCTACGAACTCATGCTTTTATACGTTGTAATAAGGAGCGTCGCTCCAAACTTTGTCATGCTTGTCAAATTGTTAAGCATAAGCGTCTACCTTTTTATTCTTCCAATTCTATGTCTGTGTCTGCATTTGACATTATACATTGTGATTTATGGACCTCTCCTGTTATTAGTAAAAGCGGTTTCAAATACTACATGGTGCTTATTGATAATTTTACCCAATATGTGTGGATTTATCCGCTAAAATTTAAGTCCGAGGTCTTTAATAAATTCTTGCAATTCCGAACCTTTGTCACAACTCAATTCAATAGTCAAATAAAAAGTTTTCAATGTGATATGGGTCGCAAATTTGATAACTCGTCTTTCCACCAATTCTCACAACAACACGGCCTATCCCTGCGTTTTTCTTGCCCACAAACGTCCTCACAAAACGGAAAATCCGAGCGCATGATACGTCGTCTCAATGAAATCGTCTTAGCTCTCCTATCTCACGCTTCTCTCCCTCCCCACTTCTGGGTTGAAGTTGTACACACAGCCACTTATCTCCACAATATTCTACCATCCAAACTTCTACAATACCGATCCCCCGCTTCCGCACTCTATCTCCGTCAACCCACATACGATCACCTCCGTGTCTTCGGATGCTTATGCTACCTGAATTTGTCAGCCACACGTGACCATAAATTACAGACCCGGTCCACAAGATGTGTCTTCCTTGGTTATCCCGCAAATTATAGAGGGTACCGGTGTCTCGATCTTGcaactcataaaattattttGTCTCGACACGTGACTTTCGACGAACATGTTTTTACCTACGCCGAAACCTTCACCCCTGCCCCTACCACCTACACTTTTCTTGAACCCGGACCCCCACCCAACATCAACCAGTTCGCCTACCCCACCCCACCACCACAAAACCCACTAGCCACACCATCTAGCCCCACCAACCTTTCCCCGAACCCCCCTGTCAACTCCCCACTATCCCCTAACAACCAGCCTAGTACCCCTGCCTCCCACCCGAACCAGACCACTAGCCCAGCCTCTCACCCGAACCCGCATACATCGTCTCCCACCAACAGCACTGCTGTCCCCTCCACCCCACCTCCACCACCTCCCCCACCACCAGCCCACACCATCGCCACCCGTAGCAAACACGGCATTTTTAAACCCATTAACCGATTAAACCTCCTCGTCCACAACAAACCACCACTCTCTCCCGTCCCTAAGTCACCACCCAAGGCCCTTCATGATCCGAATTGGAGAGCCGCCATGAATGCCGAATATAAAGCTCTTATTGATAACCGGACTTGGGATTTGGTACCTCGACCCTCGGATGCTCACGTGATTCGATGTATGTGGCTTTATCGCCACAAGTTTCGATCTGACGGTACTCTTGAGAGCTATAAAGCGCGATTAGTTGTCAATGGCAAAACtcagcaagtcggggtcgattgTGACGAGACTTTTAGTCCTGTTGTTAAACCCGCAACTATTAGAACCGTACTTAGCTTAGCTGTCTCAAGATCTTGGCCCATTCATCAACTCGATGTTAAGAACGCTTTTCTACACGGCGATCTTGTAGAGACTGTCTATATACACCAACCCCCAGGTTTTACAGACCCAAAGGCCCTGTCTCATGTTTGTCGACTTTGCAAATCTTTATATGGCCTTAAACAGGCTCCTCGGGCCTAGTATCAGCGGTTCGCTACATTTATTATTTTCCAGGGGTTTCGAAGCAGTAAATGTGATgcatccttatttatttatcatcAGGGCTAGGCAATtgcttatttattattatacgtcgatgatatcgtTTTAACGGCTTCTAGTGATGCATTCCTAAGTTCTATTATCACTGCTTTGTCTAGAGAATTTGCCATGACAGATTTGGGCACGCTTCATCACTTTCTTGGTATTGTTGTCTCCCGCACAAAGACCGGCCTCTTTCTTTCTCAAAGTCAGTATGCCAAGTCCATTCTTGCCCGTGCCTCTATGTCGGGGTGTAACGCTTCTGCCACTCCTGTTGATACATCCGCCAAGCTCAGCGCTGGCGATGGCCCTCCTGTCGCTGACCCTAGTTTATATCGGAGTCTTGCAGGTGCGTTGCAATATTTGACCATTAATCGACCAGATCTCACCTATGCGGTTCAACAACTGTGTTTATTCATGCATGACCCACGGGAACCTCATTTGCATTTTATGAAGCGCGTACTTCGGTATGTTAAAGGCTCTATGGAACTCGGTCTTACTTTATCCGTCTCCAAGTCACATTCGTTTATTGCTTATTCTGATGTTGACTGGAGCGTTTGTCCTGATTTTCGCCGTTCCACATCTGGGTATAGCGTGTTTTTGGGTGATAACTTGATTTATTGGTCTTCCAAACGCCAAGCTACAGTGTCTCGTTCTAGTGCCGAGGCCGAATATCGAGGGGTTGCCAATGCTGTTGCTGAAACGAGTTGGCTCCGTAATCTCCTTCTTGATCTTCATATGCCAATTCGCCAGGCCACACTTGTCTATTGCGACAATGTCTCGGCCGTTTATATGTCCAGCAACCCCGTTCAGCACCAGCGCATGAAACACATTGAGATTGATATACATTTTGTTCGTGAACAGGTGCAGCTTGGTAAGGTCTGCGTTCTTCATGTCCCTTCCTCGTATCAGTATGCAGATATTTTCACAAAGTGACTCCCGCGCCAATTGTTTAATCAGTTTCGAACCAGTCTTTGCGTTCGTTCCCCTACTGCTACGACTGAGGGGGTGTATTAGTCAGTAAATATTAGTTAGTCAATATTTGATTAGTCGTATATCTTGTATACCGTTCACACTTACAATTAGCTATATATATCGTATGAATGAAATACCCTAATCAGGGGATTCAGTTATTTACAGTGGAGTTTTTGGTTAATTGAAATTGAGCATATTGGTTCAGGTAGCAGGGGGTTTGGGTTTGTTTTGGAGTAAGGGTCAAGGTTGACTTCCTGTGGTTTATTAAACAAGATGATCCATTAAACAACATCTTAATTTTCTAAAATCAATAATATCCATTAAACATCATTAGACTCGACTTCGCTACTGGAAAAATGGCTGCTAAATGCGCCGCAGATGATAACGGTTGATTCCAATGAAAAAGTTGGAATTCGTCATACTTCCCATGAAACACAAATAAACAACACATGATTTAAATGGGATAAGTGCATTTTGATTCGTCAGTTATGTGATACGAGACATCGAACTATTGGAGTATCTTACGTTACTTCGGGAGCATATCTTCCATACAGTATAATATACTACATGTGGTAGATAAGATGTATAGGATAGTCGAATCACACATATATGGTAATGCATGTATTCTAAGAATTACAACCAAAATATAAAGTTTTTGATAGTAGAGGCTTTAAATTGCTTATAGTAGCGGAAGTTATTGTGTGAGACACGCTTAAACTGTAAAACGGAGCATTCGCATAAAAATCTCTTTTATTATTACCATTAAAAGAATGAATTTTATATAGAAAAAGACCGTCTCACGGTATGAGAATGTTTGATTCTAGCTAAAAAATTTTGATAGTAGAATGAAGGTTAAAACTTAAAACTATCAAATTGTCACTCTCTCGAAGTACTTCATCGGTTTAATTATGCATTCTTTTTAATTATAAAAACTCCAATGGATTTGATGAAATATAAAAAATACTCCATAATAGACGACTACCGTTTTCGTATAACAAGAGCTATAAGTGATGATAAGTTCAAAAGAGTTTGATGAAATGGTGTACAAACAATCGAGTTGGTGACATTTGTGACCAAAAATAAAAATATGGTACATCTTTAATTTTATACATATAAACTTTTTGTCATTATGCGTATCCTTAATCCTTAATCCTTAACATCTAAAATGTATGAAGTTCCCCTAACTGTTGCTTATGAGCAGTGTGTCTCTTTGAAACCGTCGGGAGCAGTGTTTTGTTGGATCTGAGCCCCTCATTCACTTAGTTCCTCAACTCCCATCCAAACCACTCATTCCTTATCCTACTCAATCACTTCCTGGTCTACTTTTTCCCTTTTTTCTCCTTTTATCCTTTCTTGCTTGCCTATCTCCTTCTCTTTTGACGCTTCTTCATTTCCTCCTCATCGGTAAGTTGTTTGGTCTCTTACTGCTTAATTGCTCTTGGTTTATGTGTAGTTTTTTGGGGGGGTTTGTTTGATTattgattttgatttggttgaGTATGAATTAGAGATACGAGTTAGTAAACTTCTGTTCGATTTGTAATTTTTTctcttggatttttgttgtctCCTACTGCTTAATTGTCTGGGTTTATGTGTGGATTTTGGGGTTTGTTTGATTATTATCATGCCTTATTTTGATTTGGTTGCGTATGAATTAGAGATAAGAGTTGATAAACTTTTGTTCGTTTTGCACTAAACTTGATTCAAGTACAATAGCTGCAACCTTCATGTTAATTAGATTACATCTAACTTGCAATATCTACTCCCTTAATATTTTTAAAATTGAATATATCCTGAATATATATGTTTAAATTTTTTATGTTTTGATCTACAAGTGTTTCAAACATGGTATTCATTTTTATCAGATGGGTAATAGTATATTCAATTTCATCAAATGCTTCCACTTTCATCAACTGCTCCACTTTCAGTCAGTGTTCCCCCTAGAAACAATGCATCTCTTAAGGAACAGTTCCGTCTATTGCTTGTCCCCTGCAAGTCCACGTTGCACATACTTTCCTCCACTCATTTTATTCTTCTTCATTCTCCCTTTCTCGTCTCTTTATTTTTCACTTACTTACTCTATCAATTATTTCTTCATCTTTCAATTATTCTATCGCATTTAAACAATCATTGGGTTTATTTGGGATGAAAAGCATTTACAATTTGTTTGATACATTGTCTAGTTAGTCGTGAGTTTTAATTCTTTGAATTCAAATACTATTTCTTACAAGAAGAAAGGAATCAAAATGAGATCATTAATGTGAGGtgaatcaatatctatctatattaataaaggaagctttttccgAGCGATTCTAGAGACTCCAATATTGTTGAACTACCTAAATTAAATGGATAATGGAAAATAAATCTGATTGGAAAAAAAAGCCTGGCAACAAAAGAAAACGGGTATTGTAGACTCCATCATTCACCTAAGTTGCATAAATTATGTAAATTAAATCTTAATTGG is a genomic window containing:
- the LOC141632272 gene encoding uncharacterized protein LOC141632272, with translation MGFDKENLIKKSVPLVGFSGEIAHSVGEITIPTYIDGVSKLVRYLVIEGPTTYNVILGRPWLNQMKAVPSTYHQCLKFPTQWGTVTVKGDREESRKCYAQALKATTKLPHSNYRTGAPRQNTRSLPRRNWTRYTRTRNTRIGQY